In Geoalkalibacter sp., a single genomic region encodes these proteins:
- a CDS encoding tetratricopeptide repeat protein, with protein sequence MRGLIVAVSLLILVLAAGACAPRQDAVRQAEVHYTLGVAYMREPNLPGALREFIKAAELDPRNAQIQQAMGQTYHLMKAFPEAERHYLEAIRLSPRDSNYQNNLGALYLDMQRWDDAIVRFRRAAQDLLFDQPAVALTGIGLAHYQKGEYIDAVAAYQEAIQKNRRYAPARIYLGEAYNALKKPDLALQEFQEAARIDPASPQAHYQMGLAYMKQNERDKAAAAFRQVVTLSPDSETGRLAESYLRLLQ encoded by the coding sequence GTGCGTGGATTGATCGTCGCGGTTTCTCTCCTGATCCTCGTTCTGGCGGCGGGGGCCTGCGCGCCGCGCCAGGACGCGGTGCGTCAGGCCGAAGTCCACTATACCCTGGGCGTCGCCTACATGCGCGAGCCCAATCTGCCCGGGGCCCTGCGCGAGTTTATCAAGGCGGCGGAGCTCGATCCCCGCAACGCGCAGATTCAGCAGGCCATGGGCCAGACCTATCACCTCATGAAAGCCTTTCCCGAGGCCGAGCGCCATTATCTGGAAGCCATTCGGCTGTCTCCCAGGGACTCCAACTATCAAAACAACCTGGGCGCGCTGTACCTCGACATGCAGCGCTGGGACGACGCCATCGTGCGTTTTCGGCGCGCCGCCCAGGACTTGCTGTTCGATCAGCCGGCCGTGGCGCTGACCGGAATCGGTTTGGCGCATTATCAAAAAGGCGAGTACATCGACGCGGTGGCCGCCTACCAGGAGGCCATCCAGAAAAATCGCCGCTACGCGCCGGCTCGGATTTATCTGGGCGAAGCCTATAACGCCCTGAAAAAGCCCGATTTGGCTCTGCAGGAATTTCAGGAAGCCGCACGCATCGATCCGGCTTCTCCTCAGGCGCATTACCAGATGGGCCTGGCTTATATGAAACAAAATGAACGAGACAAGGCGGCCGCGGCGTTTCGCCAGGTGGTGACGCTTAGCCCCGATTCAGAAACCGGGCGCTTGGCCGAGAGCTACCTGCGCTTGCTGCAATAA
- a CDS encoding helix-turn-helix domain-containing protein, whose amino-acid sequence MSDTPSFGDQLKQSRLARGLSLEDVARTLRIRRPFLEALESEAWDDLPGEAYLKGFLRSYAEYLGLDSRPILENYQRHKPASHASSTQLRKVETELVVPVRRSASGKRSFLVLGLILLAAVALGVWLSRSDLTDSASVSTSSVEDPASRPARNGADAQPGAPAMSEDRILAEPAADLDISEMSDPPASAGIGPARETPPGEILALIREGGSSVRVRADQATRLEILLDDRPAQSYQLQAGAVLNWMARLRAQLIVENPAAVKLWVDQQPVDLAGRHTLSLTSMVSERQE is encoded by the coding sequence ATGAGCGATACACCGAGTTTTGGCGATCAACTGAAGCAATCGCGGCTTGCGCGAGGATTGTCCCTGGAGGATGTCGCGCGAACTTTGCGGATTCGCCGTCCCTTTCTCGAGGCCCTGGAGTCCGAAGCCTGGGATGATTTGCCCGGAGAGGCCTATCTCAAAGGCTTTCTGCGCAGCTATGCCGAATATCTGGGGCTAGATTCACGCCCGATCCTGGAGAACTACCAGCGGCACAAACCCGCGTCGCATGCCTCTTCGACCCAGTTGCGCAAGGTTGAAACGGAATTGGTGGTGCCGGTGCGGCGCTCCGCTTCGGGAAAAAGAAGCTTTCTCGTTCTTGGGCTGATTCTACTGGCGGCCGTGGCTCTGGGTGTCTGGTTGTCCCGCTCCGATCTGACCGATTCGGCTTCTGTCTCGACCTCATCCGTCGAGGATCCGGCGAGTCGGCCGGCCCGAAATGGTGCCGATGCACAACCGGGCGCCCCGGCGATGAGCGAAGATCGGATTCTCGCCGAACCGGCCGCGGATCTCGATATTTCCGAAATGTCCGACCCGCCTGCATCCGCGGGCATCGGTCCGGCGAGGGAGACGCCGCCCGGGGAGATCCTGGCATTGATTCGGGAAGGCGGCAGCAGCGTGCGGGTCAGAGCCGATCAGGCGACGCGGCTGGAAATCCTGCTCGATGATCGGCCGGCTCAGAGCTACCAGTTGCAGGCCGGTGCGGTTCTGAACTGGATGGCGCGCCTGCGGGCTCAGCTGATCGTGGAAAACCCCGCCGCCGTCAAGCTCTGGGTTGATCAGCAGCCGGTCGATCTTGCCGGGCGGCATACCCTGAGCCTCACCTCGATGGTCTCTGAAAGGCAGGAATAG
- a CDS encoding response regulator: MQVRCPLCGSRYRIPAERITPTSRIRCPKCNDVFSVRGARIETPPASPVSASAGPKVRQKVVIVEDARFFRQLVRDVLEPLNLEIREAADGREGLALIRQEKPHLVILDLNLPRLNGYELMRLVRAEPTLKHTRLLAMSGVFRKESDQEEAQKAGADDFMGKSFTPDLFLELVRKLLAENR; the protein is encoded by the coding sequence ATGCAGGTTCGCTGTCCGCTGTGCGGTTCCCGCTATCGGATTCCCGCCGAACGCATTACGCCCACGAGCCGTATCCGTTGTCCCAAGTGCAATGATGTTTTCAGCGTGCGCGGGGCAAGGATCGAAACGCCGCCCGCAAGCCCCGTTTCCGCGTCAGCCGGACCCAAGGTTCGCCAAAAAGTGGTCATTGTCGAGGATGCGCGGTTTTTTCGCCAGTTGGTGCGCGACGTGCTCGAACCCCTGAATCTTGAGATCCGCGAGGCGGCCGATGGCCGCGAAGGCCTGGCCCTGATCCGCCAGGAAAAACCCCATTTGGTGATTCTGGATCTAAACCTCCCCCGTCTAAACGGCTATGAATTGATGCGGCTTGTTCGCGCCGAGCCGACCCTGAAGCACACACGCCTGCTGGCCATGAGCGGCGTGTTTCGCAAGGAATCCGACCAGGAAGAAGCCCAAAAAGCCGGCGCCGACGATTTCATGGGCAAATCCTTTACCCCCGACCTGTTTCTTGAGCTGGTGCGTAAGCTCCTGGCCGAAAACCGATGA